GTTTTTGATATTAACAATAAATTATAATTAGCTGATGTTGCTTCAGTTTGTGAAAATTTAGCTGGTATGCCTTCCAGAAACAGGTATCAAGCATGCAATTCAACACTTCCAACTTGCACTCCCATCTGCAATACAGGGCAGACAGAATCACCAATCCCATTACATTTGTATTCTAATAAATGATGTTTTTGAGAGAAAACTCTAACCATATACCCTGTGGTATGTTTTTATTGATTTCAAAAGCTCTCTGATGTCTGTGAGCTTGAACTACCATGCTGTTGGATGTGAGGCAGTTCTTCACTCTGCTTTTAATCTTGCAATTTCTCACAAATCCAATGACTATTTTCCTTGTCAAAAGAATAAATTCAGGTTATTGCATGTAAATAAAATGAAGGGGGAAGTTTACCTGGTCTGAACTGACTATGATGGGCTCTCTAAGAATAATCCAGGTAACACACTCTTCGCAAGGTGGAGTAGTGACAGATCCATGGTATGTCCAGTAGTCATGAGATTTAGGGAAAAGAATTGAAGGATCGAAGTTTGGAAAAGGagcatttttcccctttaaaataaaaacaaaaccacaataaaaccaaacagaaaactCTTCAACAAATCCAGCCAAGAGTCATTTGCAGCTCTGTTATTTTAAGTAACAGGGAGTGACTCAGATACTGTAAATGTATGAACTGAGGAAAGTAAGCTCAGATCTACACAGATATAATGGTGCAGTGAGACAGGGGGACTGAATGACCCTCACAGATGGGCCCAGAGAAGCATGACGAAACAGAAAACTCCATGATGCTGCTTCTTGTACCTGAGCTAACTCATGTGAATCAGCGTCCAGTACCAATGTGTTTCACtcatttctgtgcagaaataCTTCTCCTTCTGGCCTCCTTTATTATGGGAATTCTTTCTATCTATTGAATATTGCATTAGGTCACCATATAATAAAGTGAGACAGGTACTACTTGTATATTATTTGTGCTAATAACAAGCAAGACAGCCTACAAAATGTGAGATTTATCACATAATGTTATCTAAGACACAAATGTCTAGTCAGTGGCATTTCTAGAGATCCATTAGGCAGCCTATATATTAAGACCAAATGGACCAATTTCTAAATATACCTTTTATTTAACACTGCCCACTGCGGCAATAGGGTTCCATGCCTAGTTTTTAGGTAAGCAAAGACTGGGGAAATTGGTCATTTTTCACCAAACTCATAAGCCCCGCTGAAGTCAAAGAAGGCTCATATGTAAATGGAAGAAAGgacttttcatattttcatattaAGGAAAAGCAACTCATGGTTTTATTCCCAAATATATGCAGGAAATGTTGCAGAGCAGAATTTGAAAACTAGGAagtcagacttttttttttctggttttttttttttttttgtgtttttttgggttttttttgtttttgttttttgtcctGAGACTTTGAGCAATCTTCCTATAATGTAAAGCCCAACATTGTTACCTTTGTCTTGATAGCATTTATTTCTTCAAGAATTCTCTTCATCTCTGGTTTGGGAGTTTCCCCTACCTGTAAAGAAGAAAGTGTGAGCTAAGCAAGGAGTTCTGCTTGACCAggtttcttctttctcctattTTTCTTTATGAGCATCTATCAACTGTAAAACTATGAGCATCTATCTAAACATCTATCAACTAGAAAATTATAATGCATTAGCCCAACCTATCACCCCTACCAGCTTGGTAAGCTATGTCTTCTGTCTGTTACCTCTGCCTGTATCCCAACAGATATTATGATACGGAagaagagaaggggaaaattgTATCAGTACAGAAATTTTAGCATAACAGGTAATTCCACAACATAGATTTCATGGTTACATATATTGTTTGCAATTGTTGATCTCAAAAAAGACATCCAGTTTTCTATCCCTAGTGCATATCAATTAAACAACAGACAGCAACAGCTAATATTTCAGGCTAAGGCTGCATGCCCctaaaaggatttttaaaaaaggatgaGTAATATGTATTGCCTGTGAGATATTTTGTTTGAGAGAAAGTTCATGAAAAACCTAGAAGAGATGCATGCCCTTGAAATCTGTCCCCAGTTAGCAAAAAAGACAGCTGACTGCTGTTGGTCAGGGGGCCACTTCTGACACATGTCCCCATTCCATGGGCCACATAGTGACACAATAGCTGCAGGGCCAAGTGTGTGTAGTTTTGGATACCAATTGAGATAATATGACTCATGCTCTGTAACTTGAAAGGGATACATTACTGAAAGTCAACCCCTTCAATGTGGTAGGATCCCTAGAAAATATACCCACCAgagagttttgcttttttttaaccCTCTAAGAATAGAAACTTCATAGTATCAATGCAAAGAAGGGTTGCATGCTTCTACTTACTTGCAAAAATATGGCCAAAACAGCAATCCCATCAGTTCTTCTCTTAGCATCAAGGTAATTACTGTATTTGGGATTCCAGTGTAACAAATGTAGcttgaaacaaagaaaaacatgtaaaaaaCACCCATTATTCAACAGCAAGCCATCAGAAGGctgaattttaaagttcttcacAGAACTGTGTGAGTTTGAGGCAACAAGGAATTATAATGAGGCCTTccaagaaagagagaaaaaagggacAGCAGTCATCTATTCATTATATCTTATTATCTAATAGCATAATTATactatttgctttaaaataaacaataaatatctgaataaaaaaattgaaaaacaaTAACTGTAATCTCATCTTAAAGCTGAAGAAAAGTTGCTGAAGTAATCAGGTAGACCATGCAGTTCAGACATCATCTGCTGATACGTGATTCATTTCCATTTGGCATTCAAATTACAGCAATTCTATCAAAGAATGCCTATGAATGTCATTGATGTATATTATTAGTCTACgtttctcattttctttacAATCCTAAGGTGCTAAAGAACCAAGGTAATTAATTCATCCCACCCCTTTCTATCACTGCAATTTTATACTTCTACtataattctgtattttcagaaTACTGTTTTAGTAAGTTTGGATTGCATCTGAGTAATTCAGTCTTGCTGTGCTGTTTCACACCACACTGGTTTGAGAACATGGAAACCTTTGTTTCACatagaatttttcttttctcctgctgtgaGAATGACTTCAACCTGATTTACGTTTATAAGAATCAATGGGCGTAAGAATAAAAAGGCACAGATAAGTAAATAGAAAGAACtcccagaaaaacagagaaatgaCTGATTTTGTCCCACCAGAACAATAGtgtcaaattttattttacaccCTGTTTTAAAGCAAGAAGTGGCGAGTCTTACCTCTCCTGCATACCTCACTCCATTCACGACATGCTCCGAGCCGTGGTCGTCAGATGAGCCCCAGTGGAAGTGCAGCTGCCGCAGCCTGTAGACTCCTGGAAGTGGCCCACCTCTCAGCACTGCAATTGATAAACTGCAACAGCATCAGACTCGAGGATCTCCCAattcttttaaatgaaatacaTATGTATCTGCAATATTTAGTTGTGTGTTTACGTATTTGCTGTACAGAAGCTTTATGTTCTGAAAATCTGCACTGATTTTAGCCACACATCAGGCAACCACCTTTAGCCATATGCACCTACAGGCAGAGGAGAACTTTTGTGTCTAGGCTTCCATTACAGTCACTAGAGATCACTGATTTAATTCAGCTGCATGAATGTGCACCTAGTACTTTCTGGAATAGTCCAGAGACATCTGGACAGGACTGAGAGGTCTGGTCCAGGATTTGTGGAAGAACTGTACATTCTAAACCAATATCTGGAGGCAAAGGGAAATAGATTAGGTTATCAAACATGTCACAGAATGCCTGTGTTTGGGTAACTGAAGTAATCCCTAATCAGAACAGTCAGGCCTCTAGAGTAATTCTGCATGCCTTAAAGTAGACACTCAACAGACAGTGAGCTGAATTGCTCCCTGGATTCCTTGAACTCCAACTCTTTTGCCTCAAAGGGCAGTTTAGATATAACACACCAACttttaaaatcccaaaataagACACCTAAATTTAGAGGTCTTTATCTCCCCCAAATTGAATCTAGGATTTGCTGATGTGAAAGTACACAAATATAACCACGATTAAGATCAACTACTGAAGTGCTAGATGATAAACAAATTCTCAGAAAACACTACAAAATTGTGTACCTTACTGCAGGCTATGACTTATTTGTTCAAAGAGTTATGAAATCACTGATGCTGCTTCTGCTCTAATGGCTGTTCCCTCCAGTtatggaaaaggagaaagaatgtagaaaataaaccagaaaagcAAACATTGAGAATGCAAGCTATTTTCCTAGAGAAAAGTCCAGCCAGTGATGAATGATATCTAGTTTTCTAAATAATGTTactatatataaataatattgtAAATGAAGGTGGTCTATTTGAAAGAAtcaatgaaatagaaaaatgtatttactttcaCCAAATACTAGAAGATACTCAATTCTCCTTCACTTTTTTTGAGGATAGAAG
This sequence is a window from Anomalospiza imberbis isolate Cuckoo-Finch-1a 21T00152 chromosome 1, ASM3175350v1, whole genome shotgun sequence. Protein-coding genes within it:
- the LOC137471380 gene encoding carbonic anhydrase 3-like; amino-acid sequence: MINPNYYPWGYDSDNGPDQWHKNYPFAKGRHQSPIEINNKEVHYDSSLLPWFASYDPGAAKTILNNGKTCRVVFDDSFDRSVLRGGPLPGVYRLRQLHFHWGSSDDHGSEHVVNGVRYAGELHLLHWNPKYSNYLDAKRRTDGIAVLAIFLQVGETPKPEMKRILEEINAIKTKGKNAPFPNFDPSILFPKSHDYWTYHGSVTTPPCEECVTWIILREPIIVSSDQMAKLRSLSKNAEDEPDHPLVDNWRPTQPRYFRMVSASFL